A genomic stretch from Frigoribacterium sp. PvP032 includes:
- a CDS encoding NADP-dependent oxidoreductase translates to MKAVRFEQIGGPEVLQHVEVEQPAPGAGEVLVRVAASAYNAADAGMRGGFLPIPVALPHVPGYDVSGTIEALGDGVESLSVGDEVVGFLPMERDGGAAEFVVAPADALVTAPTSIPLADAAALPSVALTAWQALVDDGGLQAGQRLLVVGAGGVVGKYAIQLAKRLGAHVIATASPRSADAVRAAGADQVVDHTETDVIGALDGQVDVLLNLAPLDPAQFEADVAAVRDGGVVVSTTAFIATPGDESRGVRAATVFVRPNHDRLEQLGALVDAGDLTVEVTRRISLAELPALHAEAAAGRIAGKVIVLP, encoded by the coding sequence ATGAAGGCAGTGCGTTTCGAGCAGATCGGTGGACCCGAGGTCCTCCAGCACGTCGAGGTCGAGCAGCCCGCTCCCGGGGCGGGTGAGGTGCTCGTCCGGGTGGCAGCATCCGCCTACAACGCGGCCGATGCGGGCATGCGGGGCGGCTTCCTGCCCATCCCGGTGGCGCTCCCCCATGTGCCCGGCTACGACGTGTCGGGGACGATCGAGGCGCTCGGCGACGGCGTAGAGAGCCTGAGCGTCGGCGACGAGGTCGTCGGCTTCCTGCCGATGGAACGCGACGGAGGCGCCGCCGAGTTCGTCGTCGCACCGGCCGACGCCCTCGTCACCGCCCCGACGAGCATCCCCCTGGCCGACGCGGCGGCCCTGCCGTCCGTGGCCCTTACGGCGTGGCAGGCCCTCGTCGACGACGGCGGTCTCCAGGCCGGCCAGCGCCTCCTCGTCGTCGGGGCCGGCGGTGTCGTCGGCAAGTACGCGATCCAGCTCGCCAAGCGTCTCGGCGCCCACGTCATCGCGACGGCGAGCCCCCGCAGCGCCGACGCAGTCCGGGCCGCCGGTGCCGACCAGGTCGTCGACCACACGGAGACCGACGTCATCGGCGCCCTCGACGGCCAGGTCGACGTGCTGCTCAACCTGGCACCGCTCGACCCGGCGCAGTTCGAGGCCGACGTCGCCGCCGTGCGCGACGGCGGCGTCGTCGTCAGCACGACCGCCTTCATCGCCACCCCCGGCGACGAATCGCGCGGCGTCCGCGCCGCGACGGTGTTCGTGCGGCCGAACCACGACCGCCTCGAGCAGCTCGGCGCCCTCGTCGACGCCGGCGATCTGACGGTCGAGGTGACCAGGCGCATCTCCCTGGCCGAGCTGCCGGCGCTGCACGCCGAGGCGGCAGCAGGCCGCATCGCCGGCAAGGTGATCGTGCTCCCTTGA
- a CDS encoding MarR family winged helix-turn-helix transcriptional regulator has translation MSEPSPALTPAQLAAYLAFTEVSALLRPSVEKQLREAGGLSYVQFQLLARLGDDPEGRQRMTDLADGVVHSRSGLTYQAQLLEQRGLVVRSPSPDDERSTVVALTRAGRDVLAEVFPGHIETVRGLLFAPVTNDDAEHLARILGLVSTHLRAAPPRSARRRTST, from the coding sequence ATGTCCGAACCCTCGCCCGCCCTCACGCCGGCCCAGCTCGCCGCCTACCTCGCCTTCACCGAGGTCAGCGCGCTCCTCCGGCCCTCGGTCGAGAAGCAGCTGCGGGAAGCAGGCGGGCTGAGCTACGTGCAGTTCCAGCTCCTCGCGCGCCTGGGCGATGACCCGGAGGGGCGTCAGCGAATGACGGATCTTGCGGACGGGGTGGTCCACAGCCGGAGCGGACTGACCTACCAGGCGCAGCTGCTCGAGCAGCGCGGCCTCGTCGTCCGTTCTCCCTCGCCCGACGACGAGCGCAGCACCGTGGTCGCCCTCACGAGGGCAGGCCGTGACGTCCTCGCCGAGGTCTTCCCTGGACACATCGAGACCGTCCGCGGTCTCCTCTTCGCTCCGGTGACGAACGACGACGCCGAACACCTCGCCCGGATCCTCGGCCTCGTGAGCACGCACCTCCGCGCCGCCCCGCCGCGCTCGGCGCGCAGGCGCACGTCGACCTGA
- a CDS encoding DUF4440 domain-containing protein has translation MTFHARLQQAELDLLEGPARRDDRHLAAVLHDDFVEIGRSGRKWSKAEIIDALLQEVGSADLVVDEWESTRLSSTLTLLTYRLGGAGEPQSRHTSLWDTSAPQPVLRFHQGTRIT, from the coding sequence ATGACCTTTCATGCCCGTCTCCAGCAGGCAGAACTCGACCTTCTCGAGGGGCCGGCTCGACGTGACGACAGGCATCTTGCGGCGGTTCTTCATGACGATTTTGTCGAGATCGGAAGATCGGGCCGGAAGTGGTCGAAAGCTGAGATCATCGATGCGCTGCTCCAGGAGGTTGGTTCTGCCGATCTCGTTGTCGATGAGTGGGAGAGCACGCGTCTTTCGTCGACTCTCACGCTGTTGACCTACCGGCTTGGCGGTGCTGGGGAGCCACAAAGCAGGCACACTTCACTCTGGGACACGAGTGCGCCTCAGCCAGTCCTGCGGTTTCATCAAGGCACCCGAATCACCTGA
- the chrA gene encoding chromate efflux transporter, with product MSSTGVAPGRRGPAGEVARVFGVLGLTSFGGPVAHLGFFRSAVVERRGWLTDRAYGDLVALAQFLPGPASSQVGFALGLVRAGPLGALAAFVAFTLPSALLLFFLAVEVGRVDGPIGRALVAGLGIGAVAVVAHAVTGLARSLAPDAVRASVAVIAVALTLGLPGAVGQLSAIAVGVLTGLAFSRPAPGSDHEPLRFPVRRRTGVTCLAVFAALLVGLPALARITGSEAVALVDVFYRAGALVLGGGHVVLPLLHTGLVEPGWVSDEVFLTGYSLAQAVPGPLFTVASYLGAVADLGPGGAPGSLLATLAIFTPGFLLVIGVAPFWNSIGSHVGVRAGMRGANAAVVGLLVAALLDLVGTTGVLDPGPFCLALVCFGLLQAWRAPAWAVVAVAALGGIVLGLA from the coding sequence GTGAGCTCGACCGGCGTCGCCCCCGGCCGCCGTGGGCCAGCCGGAGAGGTGGCCCGGGTCTTCGGCGTCCTCGGGCTCACGTCGTTCGGCGGACCCGTGGCGCACCTCGGGTTCTTCCGCTCCGCAGTCGTCGAGCGCCGCGGGTGGCTGACCGACCGTGCCTACGGCGACCTCGTCGCCCTCGCACAGTTCCTGCCGGGGCCGGCGTCGAGCCAGGTCGGCTTCGCGCTCGGCCTCGTTCGCGCCGGGCCGCTCGGGGCCCTGGCCGCGTTCGTCGCCTTCACGCTGCCGTCTGCCCTGCTGTTGTTCTTCCTCGCCGTCGAGGTGGGCAGGGTCGACGGGCCGATCGGCCGCGCCCTCGTCGCCGGCCTCGGCATCGGAGCCGTGGCGGTCGTCGCGCACGCCGTGACCGGGCTGGCACGGTCGCTGGCGCCCGACGCGGTCCGCGCCTCCGTCGCGGTCATCGCCGTCGCCCTGACGCTCGGGCTGCCGGGCGCGGTCGGGCAGCTCTCGGCCATCGCCGTCGGCGTGCTCACGGGGCTGGCGTTCTCCCGCCCCGCGCCAGGCTCGGATCACGAGCCCCTGCGCTTCCCTGTCCGGCGTCGCACGGGGGTGACGTGCCTCGCGGTCTTCGCCGCGCTGCTCGTCGGGCTCCCGGCGCTGGCCAGGATCACGGGTTCGGAGGCGGTGGCGCTCGTCGACGTCTTCTACCGCGCCGGCGCCCTCGTGCTCGGCGGCGGCCACGTCGTGCTGCCGCTGCTGCACACAGGCCTCGTCGAGCCCGGCTGGGTCAGCGACGAGGTCTTCCTCACCGGGTACAGCCTCGCGCAGGCCGTGCCCGGCCCGCTCTTCACGGTCGCGAGCTACCTCGGTGCCGTCGCCGACCTCGGCCCCGGAGGCGCACCAGGGTCGCTTCTGGCCACGCTCGCGATCTTCACGCCGGGGTTCCTGCTGGTGATAGGCGTCGCGCCGTTCTGGAACAGCATCGGGTCGCACGTGGGCGTGCGGGCCGGGATGCGCGGGGCGAACGCCGCCGTGGTCGGGCTGCTCGTGGCCGCGCTCCTCGACCTCGTCGGCACGACGGGCGTCCTCGATCCCGGGCCGTTCTGCCTGGCGCTGGTGTGCTTCGGGCTCCTGCAGGCGTGGCGGGCACCTGCGTGGGCGGTCGTCGCCGTCGCGGCCCTCGGCGGCATCGTGCTCGGCCTCGCCTGA
- a CDS encoding sigma-70 family RNA polymerase sigma factor, whose translation MLSVTAERTNEDLLALVAEGNDRAFTVFYDRTSSRVLGLIRRILVDPAQSEEVAQEVFLATWQEATSFDPARGTALAWLLVRARRRAIDRVRSSQAARDRDTLAGLRDLEVSRDDVAERAETLIEHHRVTTSMKALAAPQREALELTYFGGYTQSEAAAKAGVPIGTMKTRIRDALIALRKLTAEPRAA comes from the coding sequence GTGCTGTCTGTCACCGCTGAACGAACGAACGAGGACCTCCTCGCTCTCGTCGCAGAGGGCAACGATCGCGCTTTCACGGTGTTCTATGACCGGACGTCTTCTCGGGTCTTGGGCTTGATTCGGAGGATCTTGGTGGACCCGGCGCAGTCCGAGGAGGTCGCTCAAGAGGTGTTCCTCGCCACATGGCAAGAAGCGACGTCTTTCGACCCGGCCCGGGGCACAGCTCTGGCGTGGTTGCTCGTCCGGGCCAGGCGCCGCGCGATCGACCGTGTCCGGTCCTCGCAGGCCGCCCGTGACCGCGACACCCTCGCCGGGCTGCGCGATCTCGAAGTCAGCCGGGACGACGTCGCGGAAAGAGCAGAAACTCTGATCGAGCACCACCGTGTCACGACCAGCATGAAAGCCCTCGCGGCCCCTCAACGGGAAGCGCTCGAGCTGACGTACTTCGGCGGGTACACCCAATCCGAAGCGGCAGCGAAAGCGGGTGTCCCGATCGGGACGATGAAGACCCGCATTCGGGACGCCCTGATCGCGCTGAGGAAGCTCACCGCCGAACCCCGCGCCGCGTGA